The following are from one region of the Bradyrhizobium sediminis genome:
- a CDS encoding alpha/beta fold hydrolase — protein sequence MASIGRGPPLLRTAHWLSHVEHDARSPVWTHWLEELSRDHTYIRYDQRGCGLSDRSPPSTSFEAWIEDLEAVVEAQGLKKFPLFGMSQGGAIAIAYAARHPERVSHLILFGAYARGMLRRNVTEQEREEAETLIKLIRLGWGRDNPAFRQVFTSQFIPDGTREQHQWFNDLESISASPENAVAIVEQLYQVDVSAEAASLRVPTLVMHSRNDARVPFEQGRQLAALIPSARFVPLEGRNHVLLPSEPAWEQFLDEFRSFLGGAGGTSPALRQAGLTASEHAVLTLMARGLDNTAIATALTKSEKTVRNQVSSIFAKLGVRTRSQAIVLARDAGIGEAS from the coding sequence ATGGCTTCGATCGGCCGCGGACCGCCATTGCTGCGAACCGCCCACTGGCTCAGCCACGTCGAGCACGACGCGCGAAGCCCGGTCTGGACGCACTGGCTTGAGGAGCTGTCGCGCGACCACACCTATATTCGATATGACCAGCGCGGCTGCGGATTGTCCGACCGCTCGCCGCCGTCCACCTCTTTCGAGGCATGGATCGAGGACCTGGAGGCCGTCGTCGAGGCGCAAGGCTTGAAAAAATTTCCGCTGTTTGGGATGTCCCAGGGTGGCGCAATCGCAATTGCATACGCCGCTCGGCATCCGGAGAGGGTGTCACATCTGATCCTGTTCGGCGCCTATGCCAGGGGCATGCTGCGCCGGAATGTAACGGAGCAAGAGCGCGAGGAGGCCGAGACCCTCATCAAGCTCATCCGGCTTGGTTGGGGACGCGACAACCCGGCGTTTCGGCAAGTTTTCACATCGCAGTTTATTCCGGACGGGACCCGCGAGCAGCACCAGTGGTTCAACGATCTGGAGAGCATCTCGGCATCGCCGGAGAACGCGGTAGCAATTGTCGAGCAGTTGTATCAGGTCGACGTCAGTGCGGAAGCGGCAAGCCTGCGTGTCCCGACATTGGTGATGCATTCGCGAAATGACGCGCGGGTTCCCTTCGAACAGGGGCGGCAACTGGCGGCGCTCATCCCGTCGGCCCGTTTCGTTCCGCTGGAAGGGCGCAACCATGTCTTGCTCCCCAGTGAACCTGCATGGGAACAGTTTCTCGATGAGTTCCGCTCGTTCCTGGGCGGCGCCGGCGGCACTTCGCCGGCCTTGCGCCAGGCCGGCCTGACGGCGAGTGAGCACGCCGTTCTGACGTTGATGGCGCGAGGCCTCGACAATACGGCGATTGCCACAGCGCTGACCAAGAGCGAGAAGACCGTCCGCAATCAGGTTTCGAGCATTTTTGCCAAGCTGGGAGTCCGCACACGGTCCCAGGCCATCGTGCTTGCCAGAGATGCAGGCATTGGCGAGGCGTCATAG
- a CDS encoding extracellular catalytic domain type 2 short-chain-length polyhydroxyalkanoate depolymerase, producing the protein MVVAALRRTSVAIGCAAFIAGPALAQAPAALPGYNAAIGESSISGISSGAFMAVQFATAWSSVIKGVGVVAGGPYWCAKAGGFFSYWSSITNATGPCLSGPPPGMSSFFAKADAKSASGAIDSLQFVRRQKIYLFHGYNDKVVARSVADAAADFYRHYLGEANRGNLYYQTTIGAGHSLVVAQDPPRADLNECKASISPFIDQCGYDQAGIILQHIYGALSSPNAGPLSGTIRPFDQSLYTKPGSAGSLSLGKTGYVFVPRECENGEACRVHIALHGCNQQEGPEIGRRFVERTGYNAWADTNRLIVLYPQTTAKWYPYNPHACWDWWGYVNYDDSYVTKSGAQVRTIKAMLDALTARAAPAAVSSPAPAATSIMLRVIDRSDTGADLAWAPQAGATAYRVFRAGADGPFAAVAEVAGPSFADSGLTPKTAYRWRVAAIVNGVEGPASGEAAATTRPVPAPCANPGACPIGE; encoded by the coding sequence ATGGTCGTTGCAGCGTTGCGCCGGACTTCCGTCGCGATTGGCTGCGCGGCGTTTATCGCCGGACCGGCGCTGGCCCAAGCGCCCGCGGCGCTCCCCGGCTACAATGCCGCCATCGGTGAAAGCTCGATATCCGGCATTTCCTCCGGCGCGTTCATGGCTGTCCAGTTCGCCACCGCCTGGTCTTCGGTGATCAAGGGCGTCGGCGTGGTCGCCGGCGGGCCGTATTGGTGCGCGAAAGCCGGCGGGTTCTTCAGCTACTGGTCTTCCATTACCAACGCGACAGGCCCATGCCTGTCCGGGCCGCCTCCCGGAATGAGCAGCTTCTTCGCCAAGGCCGACGCCAAGTCGGCTTCCGGCGCGATCGACTCGCTGCAGTTCGTGCGGCGGCAGAAAATTTATCTGTTCCATGGCTATAACGACAAAGTGGTGGCACGATCGGTCGCCGATGCGGCTGCGGATTTCTATCGCCACTATCTCGGCGAGGCCAATCGCGGCAACCTCTACTACCAGACCACGATCGGAGCCGGGCATTCGCTGGTGGTTGCGCAGGATCCGCCCCGCGCCGACCTCAATGAATGCAAGGCGAGTATCAGTCCGTTCATCGATCAATGCGGCTATGACCAGGCCGGAATCATTCTCCAGCACATTTACGGCGCGTTGAGTAGCCCGAATGCCGGTCCGTTGAGCGGGACGATCAGGCCGTTCGATCAGTCGCTTTACACCAAACCCGGCAGCGCGGGTTCGTTGAGCCTGGGCAAGACCGGCTACGTGTTCGTGCCCAGGGAATGCGAGAATGGCGAGGCGTGCCGCGTCCATATCGCCTTGCACGGTTGCAACCAGCAAGAAGGCCCCGAAATCGGACGGCGTTTCGTCGAGCGCACCGGATACAATGCCTGGGCAGATACCAATCGTCTGATCGTGCTCTATCCGCAAACCACTGCGAAATGGTACCCCTACAATCCCCACGCTTGCTGGGACTGGTGGGGTTACGTCAATTACGACGACAGTTATGTCACCAAGTCCGGGGCGCAGGTCAGGACGATCAAGGCGATGCTCGACGCGTTGACCGCGCGCGCCGCGCCGGCGGCCGTTTCCTCGCCGGCGCCCGCCGCGACATCGATCATGCTCAGGGTCATCGACCGGTCGGACACCGGCGCCGATCTGGCATGGGCTCCGCAGGCTGGCGCGACAGCCTACCGCGTGTTCCGTGCCGGCGCCGACGGCCCGTTTGCAGCGGTGGCGGAGGTGGCCGGGCCGAGTTTCGCCGATTCCGGCCTGACGCCAAAAACCGCCTATCGATGGCGCGTCGCGGCGATCGTGAACGGGGTTGAAGGCCCGGCTTCGGGTGAAGCCGCGGCTACGACGCGACCGGTTCCCGCACCCTGCGCCAATCCCGGCGCTTGCCCGATTGGCGAATGA